TTCATTGATAAAGTCATTCAAAAATGCACTTTTTACATCCAACTAGGATAGCTTGATATCCAAGTAAATTGCAATTGCTAGTAGGAATATGAAAACATTTGAAGAAACTTAGAGTGGTGGGTGATCGATGGTTCATTCTATTAGAAGTTTTGTGGAGAAACAATGGAAAGTCAAAGTGGTGCATGTCTATCGGGAAAGGAATAGAGTAGTTGATGCAATGGCCAATTCTGCGACTGGTCTACCTTTGGGCGTCCATGCTAATGTCGATCCCTCGTTACTAGTTTAACATGTGTTGCTTGAGAATGCTCAAAGCAGGGCAGTTCCAATATCAATTTTGATGTAATCATGATTTTACTTATTTGGTCATCAAATATTAACACATTATCGAGTATATTACATTCTTTATTTGATTCATTTAGTTGAAATGTACGTAAGATTTTGTTATCTAATTGACGgtgcattttattcaattgtcGTTATTCTTctattggttttgggttttttttttttgtaacatGTATAAGGAATGAAGTTGAAACAACACTATGTAAATTAGGCTTATATATGGTAGATGAATGTTGTTTTTAGTGAATTATAACCACGTACATGATTGTAAATATGTTGAAATCAAAACTAGATTTCACCGGCAGTAACATTGGAATATTTGATTAGGAGATTTAATTAGAGTTCCATTTTGATAAAGAAATCTTATTCATTTTAACTAAATTCCATCTTTAGAACTCAAACAAAAGAATGGCATGCAGTATGAAATCAATGGGAAAGACTGAAAATGGAAGGCTAGAGTTTTCTTTATAAAAAGAAATTGATTTTAAGTGAATCAACCACCAATGACCAAACCAATCATTTTAACAATATTGTCTAATACATGTGCTGATTTTAAATTTACAGTTGACGTTATATCCAGATGGTCAAATTTGGTTTCAGAAAAACAAAACACAATGGGTATTAAATGTAACCATTAAGGTGTTTAGACCCAATAGTATTCCTATTTATTGTTTTCCCTTAACATATTACTGCATGTTGCCTACCACCCTAACACTCTCCATAAATTTTCTGCTCTACACTCGAAATACAAAATGAAAAGATgatcatataaaaatataattatgtcaacattttgggtatatataatgaattacaatgtatcaaattttataaatatatagaacTTTAATAACAAAAGAAAATAGCATGAAAAACCACATCTATATGTATGGACTCATAACAATAGAGAAATTGAAATGCAGGATTCCCCAGAAACAGAATGCCTTAAATGATCACTGTTGTCACTGATTTTCAGTATTTGATGAGTATGGTTATTACTGGTAGAGCTTAGAATGAAGGGAAGAACCTATTAAGATTAGCAGGCAAAGAATAGAATTCTTCACTCCTTGTATCCGTATTGAAATTCCTGAACTTTTCCCACCAATGCCTTCCACTATCTCTCCGAACTGAGCTATGCCCGTAGCTGTGGGTGCAATCCAAGAAGAAAGCAACTATGAATCCCACTGTTGCCGGGGATGAGAATATTACTTGCATTACATTGTTGAACTGCAAATAAGCCATAACGAATATCAGCATGTTTAAAACAACCAATGAATAATAAATCTGTTGTTGGGATAGCACATGCATGCAAATCTAACACACTAACCCATGTAGAACGAGTGTGAACAGGGCCATGACCGGATACTAGTAGATACAGGTTGAAATATTGAGGTACGGAGAGGCCCATGAAGACAGAAAATCCAACTATAAACTTAGTCCTGAAGCTGTTCAGGTTGCAAAACTGAAGGAGACCCAGCCCTGCTGAAGCTGCTCAATCATGGTATTTTCAACAATTAAGCCAACTTGCATTAGATTTGGTGGCATATCACATAATTGATGCATATTGAACAGACCCtttattccattttatttttctGATTAATTTTTAAGTACTCAATGTGACATGAGCACTTAAACTCAGTTGTGTTTGCCAAGAAATGTGAAAGGGATACACATACCAACATAAGCAAAGAGGACGCAGTACAGAGCAGCCATAATTGGCAATGGTATTGAAGCCAGAACAGCCCCGAATTTTCCTGTCCATACTCAAATTATGACAAATATCAGATCAATCTCTCAGAAATAAGAACCCCAAAACACCAATAAAGCCCTGTTTCGGCTATTGTTTAGGCATTTGCATAAGCTCTTGTGAGTATTATCTTAAATAGAATCAGAACCAACAATAGATTTGGTGCCAACAAGATGGAAGAATATAGAAGATGGATTACCCTACCTAATACAGAAAAGAAAAGCATAAATACGGCCGAGATTTGAATGACTGTCCGACTCCCAACTCTTGTTAATCCCAAAAGACCTGCATTTTCACTAAATTACAGCAAAATAGCATTAGATAATAGATGACTactgatttctttttttttctttttcttgcttgCATCAAccattaattattaaaactaagAAAACGTCAATTTATTGATATATATAGATATCAGAAATTTTGGGCAAGTTGATGTTAATTACACTGAAGCAGTGGAGCCACTTCCTGTACCAAATAAACCATCTAGCAAAAGGCCTACTCCCTGGGATCACAAAAAATGAATAACTGATTAGAATCTGAACTAGTAAAATGAAACAATCTTAGGAAATGCAGAACAAGAGATAAAGATTCATTTTTGTATTTACCAGCCAGCCAACACCACGGCTAAGCACAGAAGGTGGCATAGGAGTGGCACTCGCATATCTTGATGCTGTAATAAACGTACCTGTAGACTGCCAAAAAGAAGAAAATATATACAGAGATGATTCATGAGATTATGCAATGTTTAATTTTCATGCGTTCTGGAGCAAAGTTGACAAAATTTAGAATGATAGTATAGGTCTTGAAGGAAGAAGATATGTCTCAAGAATATCCATAAaggaaattttgaaattagttaTAATTGGAACACTTATGGTCTAGctgatttatttatatattttcaaaattcgGGGTATATATCAGTACTAACGTCCCACAACACACCTCAATGATGGCAACAAAGGACGCAGCTATGACTGCAACAGCATCTCCAGCGTTAAAACGTGGTCTTCCCCATTGAAATGGATACGGAAACCTTATCCTGTATGTGCAGCAAACCAAAGATTTAGCTAACCTCTAATCGGACTCAACAGTACCCTGAGGCATGGAGGCAAAATCGCAAGTTTCATATATTAGTAATTGAGGGTAAACGATAGAAAAAGCCTACTACTGTCATATATTATACATGCTAATTggatatacataaatatatatatatctgcccTGCATATAAGATTGCCACTATTAAGATTCAATCTGTGAGTGTGTGGTACTTTTGATCTCTAAATACTATAATAAGCCGGTGTACATGACAGGAAATTGGAGAATACAAATTTGTAAATTACAGTATTTTAACATGATCATACAACTGAGAGAAGGGTATGGAAAGTTTGTGCAACCAATATGTCACAACTCAACCTATACATATGACCTTACCAAGGAGCAGCACTGATGAGCCCAGAACGATCAGTACGGCAGCTGAACTGAGTTTGAGGAGCTCTGTTATCATAAGCACCAGCTGCTGTCAAAATTTCTGCAAAAGCCCATACAATCGCAACGGAGAAAAGGATTGCAAAACGTTCAAATATTCCTTTCCTGGATTTCAGGAAATGTGGAACATACTGCAAAGTCATTAGTCATAAACCACATCAATTGGAAACTCAAAAAATTAAGTCATCACTAGTTGCAAATTAGTGAGAAGAGAAACAAAGATTATGGTAATGATCATGGCACAAGCAAAGGTGAAATCTATCCCATCACATAATACCGCACAGATATTAGCAAGCAAGAGAAATACACATCTTGTACGTCTACTATTTTCACAAAGGAATGTCAATGATACAAATAAATAACATTGCAGTTCCATTTTACATGCCCACGGTAAAGGCAAATTAAAGAATGTTCTTTGCAACCAAAGGGTTAAGAATGCAGATCACCTGAGATAAGAAAACAACTGCTACCAGTGCCGGGAGTCCGATTTCGATGCATCTGGCCAACTATATGCAACAGGAGAGAAAACAAAAGGGTCACTCTGACAAAAGAAGGAAAACAATTTACAGACACTAATGTAACTTAAACTGATGGAATCACCAAATAGACTAAAACTGATAATGTCTTCAAAATTTTAGTAGTTAGTTCGGATTACCACTTATGAAAAATAATACTTGAAAAAGAAAGAACTTAAATAAACATGGTTGTTTTACTTCTGAACAAAAGCAAACTCCCACAAAGAAACTCTGATGTTTCTCAATCAGTAACGAGGCTGAAAACATGTCC
This window of the Gossypium arboreum isolate Shixiya-1 chromosome 12, ASM2569848v2, whole genome shotgun sequence genome carries:
- the LOC108477185 gene encoding nucleobase-ascorbate transporter 4-like, translating into MAAGGGKSDDFQPFPVKDQLPGVDFCLSSTPSWPEAVLLGFQHYLVMLGTTVIISSIIVPLMGGGNVEKADVINTVLFVAGINTLLQTLFGSRLPVVIGGSYAFIIPTISIALSRRYSTFVDPHRRFKASMRDVQGSLIVASFFTMVIGFFGFWRIVSRFFSPLAAIPLVILTGLGLYAQGFPQLARCIEIGLPALVAVVFLSQYVPHFLKSRKGIFERFAILFSVAIVWAFAEILTAAGAYDNRAPQTQFSCRTDRSGLISAAPWIRFPYPFQWGRPRFNAGDAVAVIAASFVAIIESTGTFITASRYASATPMPPSVLSRGVGWLGVGLLLDGLFGTGSGSTASVENAGLLGLTRVGSRTVIQISAVFMLFFSVLGKFGAVLASIPLPIMAALYCVLFAYVASAGLGLLQFCNLNSFRTKFIVGFSVFMGLSVPQYFNLYLLVSGHGPVHTRSTWFNNVMQVIFSSPATVGFIVAFFLDCTHSYGHSSVRRDSGRHWWEKFRNFNTDTRSEEFYSLPANLNRFFPSF